In Oncorhynchus masou masou isolate Uvic2021 chromosome 10, UVic_Omas_1.1, whole genome shotgun sequence, a single genomic region encodes these proteins:
- the LOC135547699 gene encoding ATP synthase F(0) complex subunit C2, mitochondrial-like — protein MYACAKFVSTPALVRAGSRTLYRPLSACMMSRPEVNTENNVALMPQSPFTQVALRGFQTSAVSRDIDTAAKFIGAGAATVGVAGSGAGIGTVFGSLIIGYARNPSLKQQLFSYAILGFALSEAMGLFCLMVAFLILFAM, from the exons ATGTACGCCTGCGCTAAGTTCGTCTCCACGCCGGCTCTG GTCCGTGCTGGCTCCCGGACTCTTTACAGACCCTTGTCTGCCTGTATGATGTCCAGGCCCGAGGTCAACACAGAG AACAATGTAGCCCTCATGCCACAGAGCCCCTTCACCCAAGTAGCACTGAGAGGCTTCCAGACCAGTGCTGTGAGCAGGGACATCGACACAGCCGCTAAGTTCATTGGTGCTGGAGCAGCCACGGTCGGAGTGGCTGGATCCGGTGCTGGAATTGGGACAGTGTTTGGCAGTCTCATTATTGGTTATGCCAG GAACCCATCTCTGAAGCAGCAGCTGTTCTCCTATGCTATCCTGGGATTCGCCCTGTCTGAAGCCATGGGTCTATTCTGTTTGATGGTGGCCTTCTTAATCTTGTTTGCTATGTAA